The following proteins come from a genomic window of Sorghum bicolor cultivar BTx623 chromosome 3, Sorghum_bicolor_NCBIv3, whole genome shotgun sequence:
- the LOC8054951 gene encoding probable indole-3-pyruvate monooxygenase YUCCA1 has translation MDMDDDMARQQEEEQGRARAAWVPGAVIVGAGPSGLAAAACLAARGVPATVLEMSDSLASTWRHRTYDRLTLHLPKRFCELPLLPFPPGYPAYPSKDQFVAYLESYAAAAGVAPRFGCRVEEAAFDAGAGAWAVRVAGEGEGSGGELLLLARWLVVATGENAVPRTPDLPGAPERFAGRVLHTCDYKSGEEFAGKKVLVVGCGNSGMEVSLDLCRHGATPSMVVRNTVHVLPREMLGVSTFGIAMALLKLLPVQVVDRILLAAARLALGDTGKLGLRRPKTGPIELKNLTGRTPVLDVGTLAHIKTGKIKVVGAVKEVTQRGVRFADGKEEQFDAIIQATGYRSNVPSWLKDGGDVFTREGMPRIPFPNGWKGKNGLYTVGFSQRGLLGASADALNIARDIHSQWKQDMMSRPAGNKYCASM, from the exons ATGGACATGGACGACGACATGGCGCGGcagcaagaagaagaacaaggccgcgcgcgcgcggcgtGGGTCCCCGGCGCGGTCATCGTCGGCGCGGGCCCGTCGGGCCTTGCCGCGGCGGCGTGCCTGGCGGCGCGCGGGGTGCCGGCCACGGTGCTGGAGATGTCGGACTCGCTGGCGTCCACGTGGCGGCACCGCACCTACGACCGCCTGACGCTCCACCTCCCCAAGCGCTTCTGCGAGCTGCCGCTGCTCCCGTTCCCGCCGGGTTACCCGGCGTACCCGTCCAAGGACCAGTTCGTGGCCTACCTGGAGTCGtacgccgcggcggcgggcgtGGCGCCGCGGTTCGGGTGCcgcgtcgaggaggccgcgttcGACGCGGGCGCCGGGGCGTGGGCGGTGCGCGTggcgggcgagggcgaggggagCGGCGGCGAGCTGCTCCTCCTGGCGCGGTGGCTGGTGGTGGCCACGGGGGAGAACGCGGTGCCGCGGACGCCGGACCTGCCGGGGGCGCCGGAGAGGTTCGCGGGCCGCGTCCTGCACACGTGCGACTACAAGTCCGGGGAGGAGTTCGCCGGGAAGAAGGTGCTGGTGGTCGGGTGCGGCAACTCCGGCATGGAGGTCAGCCTGGATTTGTGCCGGCATGGCGCCACGCCCTCGATGGTGGTGCGCAACACG GTTCATGTGCTGCCGAGGGAGATGCTGGGTGTGTCGACGTTCGGCATCGCCATGGCGCTGCTGAAGCTGCTCCCCGTGCAGGTGGTGGACCGGAtcctgctggcggcggcgcggctggCGCTGGGCGACACGGGCAAGCTCGGGCTGAGGCGTCCCAAGACGGGGCCCATCGAGCTGAAGAACCTCACCGGCAGAACCCCTGTGCTGGACGTCGGGACGCTAGCCCACATCAAAACCGGCAAAATTAAG GTAGTGGGAGCAGTGAAGGAGGTGACCCAGCGCGGGGTCAGGTTCGCGGACGGCAAGGAGGAGCAGTTCGACGCAATAATACAGGCCACGGGATACAGGAGCAACGTGCCGTCCTGGCTCAAG GATGGAGGTGACGTGTTCACGAGAGAAGGGATGCCGAGAATTCCATTCCCCAACGGCTGGAAAGGGAAGAACGGGCTGTACACCGTCGGGTTCTCGCAGAGGGGGCTGCTCGGCGCCTCGGCGGAcgccctcaacatcgccagagACATACATTCTCAGTGGAAGCAGGACATGATGAGCAGACCCGCCGGTAACAAGTATTGTGCTTCAATGTAA
- the LOC8058232 gene encoding molybdate transporter 2, which translates to MASAAADPLLPGEASGRRRLGFLPSSIRLNTSVWSELGGAVGDLGTYIPIVLALSLASHLDLGTTLIFTALYNFATGLLFGIPMPVQPMKSIAAVALSSAHLTVPQIMAAGLAVAAILLFLGATGLMTCIYRLLPLPVVRGVQLSQGLSFAFTAVKYVRYVQDFSRSSSASTAAARPLLGLDGLVLALAALLFIILATGSGDDEDVVAVDDGTVVRRRRRSCSRVPAALIVFALGLVLCFVRDPSILRGLRFGPSPLRFVGITWDDFKIGFWEGAVPQLPLSVLNSVIAVCKLSSDLFPERAELSPARVSVSVGLMNFVGCWFGAMPCCHGAGGLAGQYRFGGRSGASVVFLAIGKLALGLVFGNSFVTILGQFPIGILGVMLLFSGIELAMASRDMDTKEESFVMLICAGVSLTGSSAALGFISGIVLYLLLRLRDVDCRALVGRWGSGRRQTGNKAGGDQDA; encoded by the coding sequence ATGGCGTCCGCCGCCGCAGACCCGCTCCTCCCCGGCGAGGccagcggccgccgccgcctcgggtTCCTGCCCTCAAGCATCCGCCTCAACACATCCGTGTGGTCCGAGCTGGGCGGCGCGGTGGGCGACCTGGGCACCTACATCCCGATCGTGCTCGCGCTGTCGCTGGCGTCGCACCTGGACCTCGGCACGACGCTCATCTTCACGGCGCTCTACAACTTCGCCACGGGCCTGCTCTTCGGCATCCCGATGCCCGTGCAGCCCATGAAGTCGATCGCCGCCGTCGCGCTCTCCTCCGCGCACCTCACCGTCCCGCAGATCATGGCCGCGGGGCTCGCGGTCGCCGCCATCCTGCTGTTCCTCGGCGCCACGGGCCTCATGACGTGCATCTACCGCCTCCTCCCGCTCCCCGTCGTGCGCGGCGTCCAGCTCTCGCAGGGCCTCTCCTTCGCCTTCACCGCCGTCAAGTACGTCCGCTACGTCCAGGACTTCTcgcgctcctcctccgcctccaccGCCGCGGCGCGCCCGCTCCTCGGCCTCGACGGCCTGGTCCTCGCGCTCGCCGCGCTGCTCTTCATCATCCTCGCCACGGGCTCCGGCGACGACGAGGACGTCGTCGCAGTCGACGACGGCACGGTggtccgtcgccgccgccgctcctgcAGCCGCGTCCCGGCGGCGCTCATCGTGTTCGCGCTCGGGCTCGTGCTCTGCTTCGTGCGTGACCCGTCGATTCTGCGAGGCCTTCGCTTCGGGCCGTCGCCTCTGCGGTTCGTCGGGATCACCTGGGACGATTTCAAGATCGGGTTCTGGGAAGGTGCCGTGCCGCAGCTTCCCCTGTCCGTGCTCAACTCGGTCATTGCGGTGTGCAAGCTCTCGTCGGATCTGTTCCCGGAACGGGCCGAGCTTTCCCCGGCGCGGGTGTCGGTGAGCGTCGGCCTCATGAATTTCGTCGGCTGCTGGTTCGGCGCCATGCCGTGCTGCCACGGCGCGGGCGGGCTGGCGGGGCAGTACCGGTTCGGCGGCCGGAGCGGCGCGTCCGTGGTGTTCCTGGCCATCGGCAAGCTGGCGCTGGGGCTCGTGTTCGGGAACTCGTTCGTGACGATCCTCGGGCAGTTCCCAATCGGGATACTGGGCGTCATGCTGCTCTTCTCCGGTATCGAGCTCGCCATGGCGTCGCGCGACATGGATACCAAGGAGGAGTCCTTCGTCATGCTTATCTGCGCCGGCGTCTCGCTCACGGGCTCCAGCGCCGCGCTGGGTTTCATCTCCGGGATTGTTTTGTACCTGCTGCTTCGCCTCAGGGACGTGGATTGCCGAGCACTGGTCGGCCGTTGGGGCTCCGGCCGGCGGCAAACCGGGAACAAAGCTGGAGGCGACCAAGATGCTTGA
- the LOC8054952 gene encoding pentatricopeptide repeat-containing protein At1g08070, chloroplastic encodes MRYLYFRPNARHACPQRHPLLTHLDACSSRAHLAELHARLVRAHLAPDSAVAGRLVALLASPALGDDMRYARMVFDGISQPNAAVWNCMIRGYTNHGAPSDALATFRAMLWRGVSPDSYTMAAAVSASAAFANWQWRATGDAVHAMVRKIGCASDLFVMSGLVNLYGTFRSAEDARKVFVEMHERDVVSWTSMISAFAQCGMWDDALRFLAEMQADGISPNKVTVISLLSACGHTQTVDKGRWVYGQLSEYGIEPDADIGNSAISMYAKCGCMSDALQVFRTMPVRSTKSWNILIDGFVQNQRHKEALTVFQEMISTGLTPDAVTLASVLSACAQLGDLQQARDVHNYIKNHGIHCGTLLTNSLINTYAKCGDMVAANVAFQTMKQRDVVSWTTMVCGYVHGRQFTAAFEFFEEMKSAEVVASEMALVSLLSACSQLGALD; translated from the coding sequence ATGCGTTACCTCTACTTCCGCCCCAACGCACGCCATGCCTGCCCCCAGCGCCACCCACTCCTCACTCACCTCGATGCCTGCTCCTCGCGGGCCCACCTGGCGGAGCTCCACGCCCGCCTCGTTCGCGCCCACCTCGCTCCCGACTCCGCCGTGGCGGGCCGGCTCGTCGCGCTCCTCGCGTCACCCGCGCTGGGTGACGACATGCGCTACGCTCGCATGGTGTTCGACGGAATATCCCAACCAAACGCGGCCGTCTGGAACTGCATGATCAGAGGGTACACCAACCACGGCGCGCCTTCGGACGCGCTTGCGACGTTCAGGGCCATGCTTTGGAGAGGGGTCTCCCCTGACAGTTACACCATGGCTGCAGCTGTGTCTGCGAGCGCTGCTTTTGCCAACTGGCAGTGGCGAGCTACTGGAGACGCAGTCCATGCCATGGTTCGGAAGATTGGGTGTGCGTCGGATCTGTTTGTCATGTCAGGTCTTGTTAATCTATATGGCACTTTCAGAAGCGCCGAAGATGCAAGGAAGGTTTTTGTGGAAATGCACGAGAGGGATGTGGTGTCTTGGACGTCGATGATCTCAGCTTTTGCTCAATGTGGTATGTGGGATGATGCTTTGAGGTTTCTTGCTGAGATGCAGGCAGACGGGATTAGTCCTAACAAAGTCACGGTTATTAGCCTGCTTTCTGCTTGTGGGCACACACAGACTGTTGACAAAGGCCGGTGGGTGTATGGTCAGCTTAGTGAATATGGCATTGAGCCTGATGCGGATATAGGAAATTCAGCCATTAGCATGTATGCGAAATGTGGATGCATGTCTGATGCTCTGCAAGTATTTAGGACTATGCCTGTGAGAAGCACTAAATCATGGAACATACTGATTGACGGATTCGTGCAAAATCAGAGGCATAAAGAAGCACTAACAGTGTTTCAGGAGATGATATCAACCGGCTTAACTCCAGATGCAGTAACACTTGCAAGTGTCTTATCAGCATGTGCTCAGCTTGGTGATCTCCAGCAAGCGAGGGATGTCCACAATTACATAAAAAATCATGGGATCCATTGTGGCACCCTTCTTACAAATTCTTTGATTAACACATATGCCAAATGTGGCGATATGGTAGCAGCCAACGTGGCTTTCCAGACTATGAAACAAAGGGATGTTGTTTCATGGACAACTATGGTTTGTGGTTATGTGCATGGGCGTCAATTTACAGCAGCCTTCGAATTTTTTGAAGAGATGAAGAGTGCAGAAGTTGTAGCAAGTGAAATGGCACTGGTTAGTCTACTCTCTGCATGTTCACAGCTTGGGGCACTTGATTAA